Part of the Gemmatimonadota bacterium genome is shown below.
GGACTCATTCCAGTCCTCTCCGATAAACCCGATCTGCTCATGCCCCAACTTGATCAAATGTTCTGTAGCCCCGGAAAAATTCGCCACATAGTCCAGCACAACTCCGCTCAGGTTTTCGACTGGATAGTGCAAAGTCACCACTGGCACCCGTCCCTTCACCGCATCCAAAATGCGCTCTGACTCTCCTTCGTCTCCCCGCGTATGAATTAAAAGTCCATCTACGCCCCAGGAAATCAACTGCTTGATCCGCGCAGTCTCGTCAGCCCGTGAACTTTGAGGGATCCGGTTCGAGGCCACTCCCATCATGATCTGATAATCCTGCTCCTCAGCCTCTTTCAAAATCTGATCGGTCTGACGCCCAAAAGCCTCCTGGAAAATCTGGTAGGTCAACAGCCCCAGTGTACCCGTCTTCCCCATCACAATCCCCCGCGCCATCAAATTGGGACTGTAGTCCATCTCGGCGGCTGTTTGTCTCACCAGTTCTCGGGTCTTCTCCTTCACCAATACCGACGCATGCGGGGATAACGCCCGTGAGACTGTTGAATACGAAATTCCCAACTTCCTTGCAATATCTTTAATCGTAGCTTGATTTTTTTTCATTGGCTTATCTCGTCACTTATTAGAACGACATAAATGAGGGGCATCATTCACGAGCAGAAAGCTTTGATGTGGCTCAGATGAAATGTCTATGTAAATATAATGCAAAAAGTGTACCAATGTGAACGTTATTCTAAACACATATTCGTAAAAAGTAATTTTTTTATAAAATAGAAAACGCTCCGCAACCCCCAACTTCCAAAGTGATATTCGAATATGTGTAACTAATAAACAGCCCAGAAAGAGCGATATATCGTCTGAGGACAATATATCGCCCCAAAAAAAAATATCAAGTTATATTTTTTTGCTCGCTCCCCTATGCTTGACAACGCTTCCCAACCCCCTTAACTTTTGACATCTACTCACTGTATTCTTTAAGGATATTCCCATGCCTACCCATCTGTATTTCACTTTTGTCTTTCTGCTGGGTTTTGTTGCCTCTGCCAACGCGCAGGGCGATCCTGCCGAGATCCCCGCACGCTACGATCTGGCCCGCATGTCGCTGGAAGACGGC
Proteins encoded:
- a CDS encoding LacI family DNA-binding transcriptional regulator — translated: MKKNQATIKDIARKLGISYSTVSRALSPHASVLVKEKTRELVRQTAAEMDYSPNLMARGIVMGKTGTLGLLTYQIFQEAFGRQTDQILKEAEEQDYQIMMGVASNRIPQSSRADETARIKQLISWGVDGLLIHTRGDEGESERILDAVKGRVPVVTLHYPVENLSGVVLDYVANFSGATEHLIKLGHEQIGFIGEDWNESSPVSAKGKGYLLAMEQHGLTPKRIPVSDIFAESGYRLGKELGGRFTALVCRDDYTAVGVCKGLRESGLRIPEDVAVVGSGDIDVSAYVTPSLTTLVTPYEAIAQAAMDLMLEQLEEQNNPRQITLKSHLVVRESCGANKG